DNA from Bradyrhizobium japonicum USDA 6:
CGAACACGGCGATCAGCAGCACGAAGATGCGATGCTGCGCCACTTCCGGATCGCGCAGTGATTCGAAGAAGCCCGCCGGCCCGAGCGGCCAGGCCTGCTCGTCGGCGCGAAAGAACAGGAAAGCCGCCATGCCGAGAAACAGCAGCGGCCAGTGTTTCGCCCATCGCCCCCAGCGAAAATGCTCGATCAGCGCGAGCAGTCCGATCAGCACCACGAAGATGCCGGCCCAATGGTGGTTGTACTCGGACCAGGCGATGTCTTCGGCATTGCGCGGCAGGATCGTGCCCTCGCCGGGAACGTAGGCGGCTTGCGCATTCGCGCGCCCGGCGTCCGCCAGGGTGATTTTGGCCTGGAGCTGCGCGACGGTGAGCTTGTCGTAATCAGGGCTGGTCAGGCGCGGCGGCCATTGCGGCGTGGCGCGCTCGACGATTTCGTGCCAGTTCAGGCGATCCTGCGCGAGATCGACGCCCGGCGGCAGCGAGGTCAGCGACGCGGCGGCGAGCAGGACGGTGAGACCGATGCCGATCTCGACCTCGGCGAAGCGTTTCAGCCGCAGGATCGGCGTAGAGGGATCGCGCCGCAGCCGCTCGACGAGGAAGTAATTGCCTGCTCCGAGCGCCAGCAGCATCAGCAGCAGGCCGACTTTCGCCAGCGTCATGACACCATAGGCGGTGCCGTAGATCGCTTCGATCGAGCCGATATAGGTCACCGCCATCGTCAGGCCGCCGGCGAGGATCGCGGCGACCGCGGCCATCGACATCAGCGAATAGCGCCGCGCGATGCGGCGCCAGTCGCCAGAATCCTCGCAGCCGCTGAGCGCGATCAGGAAATAGGGCAGTCCGCCGATCCAGACGCTCGCGCCCAGCATGTGGCCGGCATCGGACAACAGCAGCGGCCAGCGGACGTCCGGCCGGCTGGCCGCGTGAGTCAGCCGGGTCTGCATCGCGAGAGCCAGCACGGCAAGTGCGACAAGGCCGATCGAACGCACGCCTTGCGCGGGATTCTTCGCAAGGACAGCGATGCCGAAGGCGCAGGCTGCGATGACGAGGTCGGCCCGGCCGAAATCGGCACCGAGCGCTTCGCTCCACGCGACCTGGAGCGTCCCGACCAGCGCGGCCGCGTTGAGCGCCAGCGAGGCGATGGTGAGGAGCGCCCATGCCAGCGCGCTGATCCTGAGGACCGCCCGGCACCGCAACTCGATCGTCAGGCCGCCGCTCGTGAGCTGCGGCCGTAGCGGCGCCCACAGCAGCATCCAGAACACCAGACCGCCGAGCGTGAAGGACTGCGCGATGAGAATCAGGCCCCGCAGGACGACCGAGAGATAACCGAAGATGTCGAGGAGCAGATACAAGGGTGCGGCGTCAGCGAACGTTGAACGGAATGTCGCCGCGCGTGATGTGCCCGTCGACGCTCAACACCTGCCAGCGCAGGCGCCACGCACCGCTCGACAGATGCGCCGCATCGGCATTGAGCTCGTCAACGGGCGCATCGGCGGCCGGCGTCACCGCTTGCGACACACCGTTCGGCGCGAACAAGGTCAGCTTGGAGCGGGCATGATCGATCCGGCTGTTGAAGTGCAGGCGGATCGACACCGCATCGCCGGATACGATCGCCCCCGCCGCTGGCGCGGACGATACGATGATGGCGTGAGCCGAGGCCGCGTGCGGCCGACAAGACACGACAGGACAAAGGCAGAGATCGCGATTCTGAAGGACGCGCCCATGGTGCTCGCTCGCAACCGGCAACTCTCACCTCACCCGCCGCTCGCGGCGTGTGAATGATGTGCGAACGTATGTTGGAACCGATTGCACGTCCACAAGGGCGCGCGAGATCTGAATCCGGCCGCCGTGCACGGAATGGCGTCGTCTGTTGCTCCTGCGACACACCGGGAAATGCCGCGCGAGCCGGGACAGATCAGCTGGTTGGGCGGGAGCAACTTCAGCCAGATGAATGCCTCTCCCAGGCGCCTGAAATTGCTCCGGAAAACGGAGCGCCCGATCGGATCAGCCGCCGCTCGGCGAGCGCGCTCACAAAATCGAGAGCGGCAGCGGCGATCAGCGCGCGGCCGCGATCCTGGCGCGGAAGATCTGTTCTCCCTGCATGATCTTGTCGAGCAAAGCATCGAGCGCCCAGAAGCGCTCACGGATGTCGAAATCGATGGTCCGGCTGTGGGCGCAGGCGAACGTGCCGAGCCTCTGATGGTACAGCTTGGCCAGCTTGGGATATCCCATCGGCTCGGCCATCGCCGCGAGCGCGAGATAGACGGAGAGATCGTCCGCCAGCGCCGGATGCCGCGCGCTGTCGGTCAACAGCCATTTGTAGAGGTCGGGATGGAAGTTCGTGAACACGCCGGTGAAGCCGGCGGATCCGCTTCTGATGGCGTCGAAGGCGATCGCCGCATTGGCATTGACGATGGCGAGCGAGGAGTTTTTCGTCAGCGCCACGCGACGCTTCACGGTCTCGAGGTCGCAGGACACGTCCTTGAGGATCGCGAAGCGTTCGCTCTCAGCGCAGAACGCCAGCTCGTCGTCGGACATCAGCCGCCGGAACGGCGCGGGACATTCGTAGAGGCCGAGCGGAAGATCGGCGGGCAGAGCATCGAGCAGATGGCGCAGATGATCCATGAAGACCGCGCCGCCCTGTCCCTTCGGATCGAACCGGTTCGTCACCAGCACCAATCCGTCCACGCCGGTCGCGGCGATGGCGGTCAGCTCGCTCACTTGATCGTCGCGGGATTCACTGACGTGGCCTGACGCGATGACGGGCACCCGGCCCGCCGCCTGCCGCACGACGAAACGCGCCAGCGCGACGCGCTCCTCGAGGCTCAAAAACTGCATCTCGCTCGACTGGGCCACGGCGAACAGCGCATCCGCGCCATTGGCGATGTACCATTCGACGAGGTTTTCGAGGCCCGCATAGTCGATCGCGTCGGCTTCGGTGAACGGCGTCAGCATCACCGGAATGATGCCCTTGATGGTTGCGGTCACAAATCGGCTCCCAAGACGTTGAATTCGGTGACAGGCAGGAGCCTGCCGCTCACGCGTCTTGCGGCGCGTGAGCGTGGCTGTTCAGGCTGGCGGTCAGTTGCCGGCCACTTCCTTGATGCGCGCGATCATGTCGTCGACGGCCTTGTCGACCGGCACCTTGTTGGTGACGATGGCGTTCACGGCCTTCATCCAGACGTTCTCGTTGTTGAGGGTGGTGAACTTGTAGTTCTTGCTCATCTCGTAGCCGCCGACACCGGCGAAGAACTGGTCGCGCACGGCGCGGCGATGAACGTCGCCGTCCCAGAAGGCGGACTTCTGCGCGGCCGTCTTGACCGGGAACCAGCGGCCGAGCGCGCCTTCGACATAGGGCTGGAGGTTCTCGTCGCGCAGTAGGAACGAGACGAACTCCTTGGCGCGGTCCTTGTTCTTGGCCTGCTCGAAGATCAAGCCGACCACCACGGAGGCGCGGGTGTGGACTGGCGTGCCATCCGGCTTGTTGGGCCAGACCATGGTGCGGATGCGGTCGTAATAGTTCTTCTTGGCTTCATCGCGCTGCTCGGCGGTGAGCGTCTCGTTGCCGGCATCGTCGAGCCATTTGCCGGGCAGCGAAACCGTCGAATTGTGCGTCATGATCGTCGTCTTGTTGTGGAAGGCGACGTTGTTGTCGGGGTCCTTCCAGCTCGTCGCCGATTGCGGCGTGCAGCCTTTCGCGGCGATCTCGACATAGTCCGTCATGGCCGCGACGAGACCAGCCTTCACCTTGGGATCGTCGACCAGGAGCTTGCCGTTGTCGTCGACGAGCACGACGTTGTAGGCGTCCATGAACACCAGGAACGAGATGAAGCTGTCGGTGGCGTCGACGCCCATCGGATGGCCGATGCCGTAGATGCGCTTGCCGGACGCCTTGCGCACCGCCGGTTGCGCCTTGTCACACCAGAACGACCAATAGCCCTTCCAGTCCTTCGGGATGTCGGTCTCCTTGAGACCTCCCTCCTCCAGCATGTCCTTCCAGTAATGCAGATGCAGCGTCGCCTGCTTCAGCGGGAAGGCGTAATAGGCCTTCGCCTTGGTCTTGTCGTTGTACAGCATGACCGTTTCGAGCGACTGCGGGGAGAACTCGCCCTTGATCGGTGCGAGCACTGAGCCGAGATCGACCAGCTTGCCCTCGGAAGCCCACTTGCCGGCGCCCTGGAAATGGTAGGTGTCCGCATAGGTGACGTCGGGCGGACTGCCGGCATCGAGCGCCGCCACCAGCTTCGGCATCATGTCCTGCGTCGCGTATTGCGACAGCTCGACCTTGACCCCGGTCTTGGCCTCGAACTTCTTGATGACGGCGAGCAGCGCGTCTTCCTCGGCCTTGTAGTAGCCCTTGTTCCACCAGACGACGAGCTTCTCCTCGGCGGCCGCAGGGCTCGCCGTTCCCATCACCGGCAGGAGCAGCGAAACCGCCATTGAACAGTTTCTGGCCCACCGCAAAACGCTATTCCGCATTGTCGTTTCCTCTCCGTCTCATCCGGCGAGGGGCCCGCCGGTTGCTCTCATGGCGTTTAAAACGCGCTCATGTAAGCGCTTACATATCAGGAGTCAAGCCGCCCTTTGAGAAGGAAGCAGCCCTCTTGGCGGGACGATACGCGCGATCGAAGAGACGACCGCTCTCTGCGGGATCAGGCGCCCCTGGCGTGACCTGCGCTGTCGCGGATTTTCAGAACAGGCACGACTTCGCGGGACTGCGCCTGCGCTTGCCGGCCCGCGATCACGGCGAGGAGCTCGTTGGCCGCCAGGACACCGATCTCCTGATTGTCGACCTTCATCGTCGTGAGCCTGGGAGAAAAGCGCGATGAAATCGCAAGATCATCGAAGCCGGTGATCGAAAAATCCCCGGGCGCGTCCAGGCCGCATTCCCGCGCGGCCATCAACGCACCGAGCGCCAGATTGTCGTTGCCGCAAACGATCGCGGTCGGCCGAACGTCGACGGCTTGCGTCATCAATCCGGCAAAGCTGGCGGCGCCGAACTCCAGCGTCGAGGGACCCATCATCAGATATTGCGCCGCGATTTCCAAACCCGCGGCCGCGAGCGCTTCGCTGACGCCACGAAGCCTGTCCTTGACGCGGTCGTTGTTGGTGTCGGGCTGGAAGATGGCAGCAAACCGCCGATGGCCCAGCGACAGCAGATGCTCCGTCATGCGGCTGAACGCGGCGCGGTTGTCAAAGCCGATGCACGGATGCGGAGACAGCTTGTTGTAGGAGTACGTCACCACATAGGGAATGCCGCGCGAGTTGAGCGCGTCAAAAAGCTCGGCGGGATGATTTTCACCGACCACGGCAATTGCTTCCACACCGCGCGCAAGCATCGCTTCGGCCTGCCGCAAGCCCTCGTCCGGATCATAGTTCGAGCAGCCCAGGAACAGCGTGAAGCCGCGTTCGCTGAAGACGGTCTGCATGCCGCCGATCTGGTGGGCGAAGATTTCGTCGTCCAGGGTCGGGATGATGGCGCCGGCGATATGCGTCCGGCGCGAGGCCAGCGCGCGTCCGGCAGCATTGGGAATCCAGTTCAGCGCGCGTGCGGCGTCCTTGACCCGCTGCCTGACCTCTTCGGACACCTTGTCGGGCTCGTTGAAGGCGCGCGAGACGGTCGCGGTCGAGACATTGGCCTTGCGGGCGACCTCCTCGAGCTTGACGCGGCCGCTGCCTCCACGCGCTCTCTTTGAACCTGCCACCATTCCCGCCATTTCGGTCGAACGCCTGATCGATCAATACCTTGCCATGGTATTGACGACCACCGGAGTCCTCAACGAAAATCTCCCGGCGAGGACGCGCGCGCTTCCTAGACGATCCCGCCCTGCCGAAGCGCCGCGATCGCAGCCACGTCGTAGCCAAGCTCCGTCAGGACGAGGTCGGTGTGCTCGCCGAGCGTCGGCGGACGCGATGCGATCTCGCCTGGCGTTTCCGACAGCCGGACGGCAGCGCGGGCGACGGGAGCGCGTTTCGGCAGGCCGGGATACTCGACATCCTGCATGAAGCCGGCGGCGCGAATATGCGGATGGTCCAGCGCCTGTTGCGGGCTGAGGACGGGCCCGGTCGGAATCATGGCCTTGCCCAGAGTGTCGACAGCCTCCTGCGTGGTGCGCTCTGCGCACCAGCGCGCCATCCGCGCGCTGATGACGGGGCCGTTGTTGCCGCGGCTGATGTCGTCGGCAAAGCGGGGATCGCTCAGCCACTGGTCCTCCTCACCCATCAGCTTCGCCCAGCGTTTGAACAGCGGATGCCCCGTGACCTGGCACAGCACCCAGCCGTCCTTTGTGCGGTAGATGTCGGCCGGCGCTGCGGTCTGACCGAGATTGCCGGTCGGAACACGGTTGACGTTGATGACCGCCTGCTCGATCAGCGTGGCATTGGTGAAGGACAGCGCGGTGGCGAGCAGCGCGCCCTCGACGATCTGCCCGCGTCCGGATTTGCCGCGCTCGATCAGGGCTGCGAGCGTCCCGAACGCGCAATGCAGCGCCGTGCCGAAATCGACCCAGTTCACCGCGGCCCGATACGGCGGGTCGCCGGCACCGGTCATGTACACCGAGCCCGACATGACTTGGCCGACGCCATCGAAGCCGACGCGGTCGGACCATGGCCCCGGCCCGCCGAACGCGGTGGCGGTCGTCAGGATGATGTCGGGCTTGATCGCCTTCAAGGAGTCGTAGTCGAGCTTCATCGCTCGCAGGGTCTGCGGCGGCAGATTGGCGACGACGACGTCCGCGGTCGCGATCAGGCGGCGCATCACCTCCTGCCCTTCCGGCTTCATCGGATCGAGCGTAATGCACTTCTTGTTGCGGTTGACCTGAAGAAACAGCGCGCCTTCGCCGCCCTCGCCGACCGGCGCCACGAAGCGATCCTCGCTGCCGTCGCGCTTTTCCACGCGGATGACCTCGGCGCCGAATTCGGCCAGCAAGGTCGCGCAATAGGGCCCTGCGATATAGCGCCCGAAATCGAGGACGCGCACGCCCTCCAAAACTCCTCCCATCGATCCCTTCCCATATTCATATGTTCTCGTCAGATTACAGGGACTGGCTGCCACGGCAAGGCGGCAGAGGACATCATGCCCCTGCCCCAAATGCCCCTGCCCCCAAGATGTGATCGGTGAACAGTTTCGGCTGGCGGAAATTCTGCGCTACAGTCTTATTCTGACGCGTTTTCTTTAGGCGAAGCGGTGTCCACTTCGCTTGAGAACGCTCTAGTATTGCCCCGTCCGTCCCCCAGCCAGAGCACATCCATGCCGCAACAATTCGATCGATCCGCAGAAGATCTCGGCAACGCCATCCATTTCGAGCACGTCAACATCCAGGTCCCCGACCAGCGCCTCGCCACGCTGTTCTACGTGACCGGGCTTGGACTGACCCGCGATCCCTACCTGATGGTTTCCGACACCAACATGTGGATCAATGCCGGGCGGAGCCAGTTTCATTTGCCGAGCGGCAGGCCGCAGTTGCTGCGCGGCCGTGTCGGGCTGGTCATCGAGGGCCGCGAGGCGCTGCTGGCGCGGCTCGCGTCAGTCGCGAAGAAGCTCGAGGGCACGGCGTTCGCATTCGCCGAGCACAACGATCATGTCGAGGCGATCTGTCCGTGGGGCAACCGACTGCGCTGCTATGAGCCGGACGCCGCGCGCTTCGGGCGCATCGCGCTCGGCATTCCCTATGTCGAGTTCGACGTGCCGGAAGGCACCACGAAGGCGATTTGCGCCTTCTACCCCGAGATCATGGGCATGCCCGCAAGCTTGCGAAACGGCGACGGCCGCGTCGCCGTCGTGAAGACCGGCCGCGACCAGCATCTGTTGTTCCGCGAGACCGATCGGCCCCAGGGCGACTACGACGGCCACCACGTGCAGATGTACATCACCGACTTCTCCGGCCCCTACCGCAAACTCTTGGCGCGCGACCTGATCTCGCGCGAGGACAATCAGTACCAGTACCGCTTCTGCGACATTGTCGATCTCGACAGCGGCAGGCATCTCTTCACGGTCGAGCACGAGGTCCGCAGCGCTACCCATCCGATGTTCATGCGGCCGATGGTCAATCGCAATCCGGCGATCAACAACCGCAACTACGCATTCGGCCACGATCAGTCGCTCTGGGCGATGGGGCTGGATCAATACGAGGGATAGGGAGCCGCAAGGATTGCGCTCGGCGGCGGCAACGCCGGTACGACTGGATTCCCGGCACGCGCAAGCTTCCGGGCATTTCCCACGAACGGCGTTCGGTCACGACCTGCGAACCCGTAGGTACTTGTCGCGGCGCATGATCGAGCGCCGCCCGCATCACTGGCACACCAGAACAGAGCCCAACAACAACCGTCAGCGGCAAGAACCACAGTTGGCGGCGGCTGGCATCGCCACGAAGGTTGCTCCCACGCCCAATCCGAGCATCGCCACCAGTGCAATTCGTAGGACTAAAATCCGGGTCATCTTAAATTCCTCACGCGCTACGTCTTAAAGTAGCATGTTACAACAGGTGCGCCGTGCGCGCAAATTCAGCCCGTCCTCTGTTCGGCTGGCAGATCGCAAGCTTTCCTGTAAGAGGCGCTATTTGCTGGGCTTTTGGGCCAGTTGGCGGGATTCTCACGTCGCCGTCGACCGGCCGCCACGCCCTTCAAGATCAGGCGAGCGCGTATTCCTCCGCACTCGGGAGGTCGACAATCGAAGTCCAGTCTAGTTGGGAGAGTTGAGCGTCGCACAGCGGGTGACCAGACCAGCAGTCGTTCGGTTGATCGTTGCCGTCGAATTCACAACCTCTTTCTTGAAAGTGCCCGTGAAGTGCTTGTTGAGAAGAAGCAACTCGTGGGTCGGCTCGTATTCTTTCTCTGGAAGGGCTTTTTGCAATTGCGCTATCGCTTCTTCGTCCTGCCCCAGGACGTGCAAAGCCACCGCATATCGGAAAATCACTTCGGCATCGTCGAGTGTTTCGGCAGCAGATTTCAGCAGGGCGAGCGCCCTTGTGAAATTACTCTTCTCTTCCGCGTCGTCTTTCGCCGGCTTCTGCATAAGAATGTAGGCGAGAGTATCCGCCGTACTGGCGCCGCGTATCTTCAGATAAGGTTCGTCTCTGGCCCGCGCATAATAATCCATTGCGGCGGTGGCTGCGGCTTCGGCTTCTCCGTCGCCTATCAGTCCGTAGGTGGCCAACGTCCATGCCCTCCGGTTGTTGAGACTAGCTAGCCGCTCCAATTTATCTTCCTCATCGAGGCCCATCTTCTCATAGACAGTCCGAGCGAAATTGATCCCATCCAAAATGGATTTGAGACCGTCGTTTTGACCTATGTCCTTCCGAGGATATCTTTTCTCAAGAAGGTCGATTTCTTCAAAGCCCCATCCTTTGGCCTGCCACCAGGGCGCTTCGGCAAAGATTGGAATATTGTCGTTCCAAAACTTCATGCGCTTGAATGAAGCGCCCGCGATGTCGGCGCCGGAAAAATCTACTTGTTTACACAGGTAGACGCCGTCGAAATTGGCCTGATCAAGTTTGGCGTTCCTGAAATTGATGTTTTCGAGGACGGAACCTTCGAATGAAGCCGAGGACAGCGTGGCTCTCTCGAAAACCACATTTCTCAGTTTCGATTCCCTGAATTGAGCACCGGCCGCCGCGATTCCATGCAAGTCCTTTTTTAACGGCTCCGCGAGCCTGAGGCCTCGTGCTTCCAATTGCTGGTGATAGGTGGCCAGCCATCGTATGTCGTCGGCTTTCCGTTCATCCGGAATGTTCTTGTCCTTGATTTCCTGAACGACCGACTTAAATTTTAGGGGGACGTACAGTTTTTCATAAGCCGGCGTGCTGGCCAGAGCAATCACGCCGATGACGATTGCAACCGCCAACGCCACACTCGCCTTTATGATGTTCCACCGGCTGCTTGCATTGATGAAGTCCGTTTCCCATTGCTTGAGATTGCCGTATTCACGGAACCGGCGGATAAGGCGCCAGTCAAGCAAGGCTCCGGTTGAACGGTTGCTGCCGATCCAACTCAAGGCCAAATCACTCAGGTTCTTGCGCTTGTCGATCTCCTTGGCTAGCCAGCCCCATCGGCGCGACAAGGCCAGATACTGAAGCGAGAGCTCCTCGCCTTCTTTCGTTGGTCTTCCTACGAGAATGCCGGCGTCTTTCAGACCATCGAGCAGCTCGTCGACCTGACCCTTCTTGCCGAATTTATTCAGCTCTTCGCGGCGCGCCGGCCTTGAACTTATCTCCTGATCGTGATCCGGAAAGCGGAGCACGCCAAGCAAGACACGCCGCACGAGGTCCGTCTGCTTTGCGGACAGCCCTCGGATGAAAGCATCTCCGCGTTCAGCGGCGGCATCGACCACGGCCGGATTGAAAGGTTCCAGCTGATTGTCGGGGCGATCCTGGTATTCCGGATCTCGCTGCGAATGGACCACCGACGAATCGCCGCTTTTGGATGCAGGCCCCCGCGCAAGGCTGCTGAGCTGCAGCTGGGTGAAAGTGCTGGCAACCCAGTAGTCGACCAGTCCCTGGGCCTCCCGTCGGTCGGCCAACGTATCGAGCACGGCGCCAGTTGCGATCGCGCGAGAGATAAACTCCTCGATTTGCATCGAGCCTGCCTCTGTAAGCGAGCCGCTGCGTTCGCTTGTCGGCAAGTTGTCAAACAGGTACTCGTGGGCACGCCGCAGCGCGTCCATCGAGGGATACGGCTCATGATGCTGGTTGGCGGTTGTCATCGCGTCAATGCTCCAAGCAGGCGGTTGAGCGACGGCGCCAATTGCACGATCTTCTCCGACATCGCTTTGACCGACTCATCGAGTCTATAGAACCGGTCGTTGCAAGAGCCGGAAAAGGCAAGCAACGCGATCTTACCCTGCGCTCGCTCGGTCGGATCCGGCTGCGCGTTTGGCGTCGCCCCGATCCACTTGTTCAGGCGCTCCAACAGTCTCTTCGACCAGAGCGCTTCTGGATACATGCCGCACAACGCGCGCAGCCGTTTTTCGAACACAGGCCACCCAAAGATCTTTCCTTGTGGCTGATGCCGGATTGAATTCCTCGCGCCTTCGACTTCGGTGCTGACGGCCTGCCATGCGAAATGCTCCTTGATCAGACCGGCAACGCAGATGCGAATCGTGCCTATCGCCGCGGCACCGTTCGCCAGATCTTGCGAATCCGCCGGGTTGGGATCTGTCACGCAGATCACTTCGTCAATCATGCTCGTCAGGGCAAGGAGGCCAAGCTTTCCGGCCGCTTCTGCCAGGGAGCGGTTGATCTGCGGAGCCGCTGTCGTCACCGCCGATCGCAGCGTCGTATAGACCTGACCGCGGTCGTCCATGCTTGCGGCCGGAACGGCGACCTCGAGCATTTCCTCGCTGCGCGCCTTGAGCGCGTTGATCCAGCCCATCTCCGCCTGTTCGGTATCCAGTCCGCGAATCCTCTCCTCGGCATCCTGGGCATAATCGCGGATCTCTTCCGCAAAGCGCTCAAGCGACGCATTGGCCCTGACATCGGCCGCAGGTAAGCGGAGAGCCAGGTCGATCGCCTCGAGCTTGAACTGCAAATTGTGCAGAATGTTATGAAGCGCCTTGTATTGTTCGACGACATGAACTTGCTGCAGTATGATCTGCACGTCGCCACGATAGCTGTTCGCGATGGCGTTCGCCGGCGCACTCGTCCGGACCAGGGCCGATAGCAGCTCAAGCGCTCGTATAGCCTTGAAAATCAACCCGCCGATATCAAGGGGGTTCAGCACATCGGGAGCGTACTTCCTGCAAAGCTCTCGCAAGTCGTTGTTCGCCGGGCGCGATCTCAGGGTCGCATTCAGAAGCGCTTCCATTGGGCCGGCTCCCTGCTGATTGGCCCATGTCAAAAGATATGTAACGATGGTCTCGAACTGCTGATCCGGATTGGTGACCTGGTCCAGATCGAGACCCAGTGAGTATTTTACGATCGTTCCGAGCGCATTATCCTCAGCGGAGAATTCCTTTACATAAATGGGTACGAGCTCCCTCACCTGATCGTCCAGGAGAACCGTCTGCACTGTCGGCATCTCCTGAACCGACAGCACCGGATCGAGATCGGCGAAGAACTTCGCCGGACAGGCATAGACGACACCGCCGATGGTGCGATCTTCCTCGCCCAGCGCAAATCGCATCAGGCCAACGACAACGTCCCGCATCAGCACCGGACCGCCGGACAATCCTCGAGCGTCGCCACCGATCCCGCCGGCCAGTTGTTTGCTGTAGAGCTGAATCGCCGGCCCGCCGTAAAGTTCGCCGGCATGATTGGTCACGTCACCGCTGACGGTAAGTCCATCCGCTGGCTGCATGTTTGCATAGCCGTAAGTCTCCCACTCTCCGCCCGAACGATGCAGCGCGCGTAGCGCCAGCGGCGTGTGTGCCGCCGGGGGCGGCGGATCGGTGCAGCGGAGCA
Protein-coding regions in this window:
- a CDS encoding effector-associated domain EAD1-containing protein; translated protein: MDEFTRAVIAEVTATSPAGRVRGTAFLVAHDLVATALHNVADRDQEDPVFYQDINLQFPGHATVATPVKWDRIADCMLLRCTDPPPPAAHTPLALRALHRSGGEWETYGYANMQPADGLTVSGDVTNHAGELYGGPAIQLYSKQLAGGIGGDARGLSGGPVLMRDVVVGLMRFALGEEDRTIGGVVYACPAKFFADLDPVLSVQEMPTVQTVLLDDQVRELVPIYVKEFSAEDNALGTIVKYSLGLDLDQVTNPDQQFETIVTYLLTWANQQGAGPMEALLNATLRSRPANNDLRELCRKYAPDVLNPLDIGGLIFKAIRALELLSALVRTSAPANAIANSYRGDVQIILQQVHVVEQYKALHNILHNLQFKLEAIDLALRLPAADVRANASLERFAEEIRDYAQDAEERIRGLDTEQAEMGWINALKARSEEMLEVAVPAASMDDRGQVYTTLRSAVTTAAPQINRSLAEAAGKLGLLALTSMIDEVICVTDPNPADSQDLANGAAAIGTIRICVAGLIKEHFAWQAVSTEVEGARNSIRHQPQGKIFGWPVFEKRLRALCGMYPEALWSKRLLERLNKWIGATPNAQPDPTERAQGKIALLAFSGSCNDRFYRLDESVKAMSEKIVQLAPSLNRLLGALTR